The Sebastes umbrosus isolate fSebUmb1 chromosome 23, fSebUmb1.pri, whole genome shotgun sequence genome contains a region encoding:
- the LOC119482446 gene encoding extracellular matrix protein 2, whose product MEVLTLLLMLLTVSGYSYVLQPRLTVTQISGLDRDQQSEMRSEQPGDVFISMEEKEKRRNPEEEQRSEGLTPETNPEKETRMSPPETFDKTDEEFKKSYHTDKLTQEEVEEERESRLVAGINLHEEIGGEKTVNQENVEEKGGNGEKEDHVVVSDLTPPFSSHQLGGELVIPATIQIITESQNPLSSPPPVHYHNVPQSQVSSHPPTPSLSSPTTINHIPVSTVLPGEARSVLLLEDLLTEVLQSHLKKQNELEAKTSSEDVMVKHIQFKPARQDLQTTVVQPEYIPEVGTATPKPKEAITKDSNELNRTPKSNENNPKVELKPNTTRPKTVKLMENDTKLSARQNPPQPQLTKPSARPRLTSTAKTSSNRSPKINRSSKNNTIKKEKKRKKNNKTQKPPEKKKVITPTHFPYFKNDYCPPECACYGRVVQCSDKGVDKVPYGIPYNARYILLMNNHIDSIQLDLLNGYVSMEFLVLSNNRLTDGSIEGAFEGVLALKRLYLDRNLLVSVPTDLPVSLEELRLDDNRLSVMSEAAWARCPGLLVLSLRNNSLGNGSESLPDAVLSALGNLRTLNLDHNQLTSVPLGLPLSIKELYLKGNLIKQFRGGAFNGISELVVLDLSSNRLTNKGLPRESLLNATRLESLNLEGNRLKQVPRHLPRSLKTLNLEGNLISSIKKAAFGALKNLEHLGLARNKIVKVAPGAFRTLPVLHQLDMCHNALRQMPRQLPEALHSVALNHNKIQSVPRDAFCWGNKSLSGLVRVQLDHNLINMGKLDAPAFRCLRGFQVVHFY is encoded by the exons ATGGAGGTGCTCACACTGCTGCTCATGCTCCTCACAGTTTCTGGATATTCATACGTGTTGCAACCCA GACTGACAGTCACCCAGATATCTGGACTGGACCGAGACCAGCAGTCTGAGATGAGGAGTGAGCAGCCTGGAGATGTTTTCATATcaatggaggagaaagaaaagagaagaaaccCAGAGGAGGAACAGAGGAGTGAAGGACTGACTCCAGAGACAAACCCGGAGAAGGAGACGAGGATGTCTCCTCCTGAGACGTTTGACAAGACGGATGAGGAATTTAAGAAAAGTTATCACACGGATAAACTGACGCAAGAAGAAGTGGAAGAGGAACGAGAGAGCAGGCTGGTTGCGGGGATTAATCTCCACGAGGAGATTGGAGGGGAAAAGACTGTAAATCAAGAAAATGTGGAAGAGAAAGGAGGAAATGGAGAGAAGGAAGATCACGTGGTAGTTAGCGATCTCACACctcctttttcctctcatcaaCTGGGGGGAGAATTAGTGATTCCTGCTACAATTCAAATTATCACTGAGTCTCAAAATCCTCTtagttctcctcctcctgttcatTATCATAATGTCCCTCAATCACAAGTCTCCTCTCACCCTCCCACTCCTAGTCTTTCCAGTCCCACTACGATCAACCACATCCCAGTCTCAACAGTGCTTCCTGGCGAGGCGAGGTCCGTCTTGCTGCTTGAGGATCTCCTCACTGAGGTGTTGCAGAGTCATCTCAAGAAGCAGAATGAACTGGAAGCAAAGACTAGCTCAGAGGATGTGATGGTCAAACATATACAGTTTAAACCTGCACGGCAGGACCTGCAAACCACCGTCGTTCAGCCAGAATACATCCCCGAGGTGGGAACAGCAACGCCAAAACCCAAAGAAGCAATAACCAAAGATTCAAACGAGTTAAATCGTACGCCcaaatcaaatgaaaataatcccaAGGTGGAGCTTAAACCAAACACGACTCGACCCAAAACAGTTAAACTGATGGAAAATGACACCAAACTTTCAGCGAGGCAAAATCCTCCTCAACCGCAGCTGACCAAACCTTCGGCCAGACCGCGGCTGACATCGACTGCCAAAACGTCTTCAAATAGGTCACCGAAAATCAACAGAAGCAGTAAAAATAACACGAttaagaaggaaaagaaaaggaaaaagaacaaTAAAACCCAAAAaccaccagagaagaagaaggtcaTCACGCCAACGCACTTTCCTTACTTTAAGAATGACTACTGTCCTCCTGAGTGTGCGTGCTATGGAAG AGTGGTCCAGTGCTCAGACAAAGGCGTGGACAAGGTGCCGTACGGTATTCCCTATAACGCCCGCTACATCCTCCTCATGAACAACCACATCGACAGCATCCAGCTGGACCTGCTCAACGGTTACGTCTCCATGGAGTTCCTCGTGTTGAGCAACAATCGTCTCACTGATGGTTCCATAGAGGGGGCCTTTGAGGGAGTGCTGGCTCTGAAGCGCCTCTACCTGGATAGGAACCTCCTGGTCAGTGTGCCGACTGATCTTCCGGTGTCTCTGGAGGAGCTTCGTTTGGACGATAACCGGCTGAGTGTGATGTCCGAGGCGGCCTGGGCCCGCTGCCCCGGCCTCCTGGTTCTGAGCCTCCGTAACAACAGCCTGGGGAACGGATCTGAATCTCTTCCCGACGCGGTGCTCTCTGCTTTGGGCAACCTGCGCACTCTGAACCTGGATCACAACCAGTTAACGTCGGTCCCTCTGGGTTTACCCTTGTCCATCAAGGAGCTCTACCTCAAAGGGAACCTCATTAAGCAGTTCCGCGGGGGAGCATTCAACGGCATATCAGAGCTGGTGGTGTTAGATTTGAGTTCAAACAGACTGACAAACAAGGGTCTTCCGAGGGAGTCCCTTCTCAACGCAACTCGCTTGGAAAGCCTCAACTTAGAGGGGAACAGGCTAAAACAAGTGCCACGACACCTCCCCCGCTCGCTCAAAACTCTAAATCTGGAGGGCAACCTCATATCGTCCATAAAGAAAGCAGCTTTTGGCGCATTAAAAAACCTGGAACACTTGGGTTTAGCAAGAAATAAAATCGTCAAAGTGGCACCGGGGGCGTTCAGGACGTTGCCCGTCCTGCACCAGTTAGACATGTGCCACAACGCCTTGCGCCAGATGCCCAGACAGCTGCCGGAGGCCTTGCACTCGGTAGCGCTCAACCACAACAAGATCCAATCGGTGCCTCGTGACGCTTTCTGCTGGGGCAATAAGAGTCTCAGCGGGCTTGTACGAGTGCAGCTGGACCACAATTTAATCAATATGGGGAAGTTGGATGCGCCGGCTTTCAGGTGCTTACGGGGGTTCCAGGTGGTGCACTTCTACTGA